In Dryobates pubescens isolate bDryPub1 chromosome 15, bDryPub1.pri, whole genome shotgun sequence, the following proteins share a genomic window:
- the LOC128897868 gene encoding histone H2B 5 encodes MPEPAKSAPAPKKGSKKAVTKTQKKGDKKRRKSRKESYSIYVYKVLKQVHPDTGISSKAMGIMNSFVNDIFERIAGEASRLAHYNKRSTITSREIQTAVRLLLPGELAKHAVSEGTKAVTKYTSSK; translated from the coding sequence ATGCCTGAGCCGGCCAAGTCTGCTCCTGCGCCCAAgaagggctccaagaaagcggTGACCAAGACCCAGAAAAAGGGTGACAAGAAACGGCGCAAGAGTCGTAAGGAGAGCTACTCCATCTACGTGTACAAGGTGCTGAAGCAGGTGCACCCCGACACGGGCATCTCCTCCAAGGCCATGGGCATCATGAACTCCTTCGTCAACGACATCTTCGAGCGCATTGCCGGTGAGGCTTCTCGCCTGGCGCACTACAACAAGCGCTCCACCATCACCTCGCGGGAGATCCAGACGGCCGtgcggctgctgctgcccggtGAGCTGGCCAAGCACGCCGTGTCCGAGGGCACCAAGGCTGTCACCAAGTACACTAGCTCCAAGTAA
- the LOC104298478 gene encoding histone H2A produces the protein MSGRGKQGGKARAKAKSRSSRAGLQFPVGRVHRLLRKGNYAERVGAGAPVYLAAVLEYLTAEILELAGNAARDNKKTRIIPRHLQLAIRNDEELNKLLGKVTIAQGGVLPNIQAVLLPKKTDTHKAKTK, from the coding sequence ATGTCTGGACGCGGGAAGCAAGGCGGGAAGGCTCGGGCCAAGGCCAAGTCGCGCTCCTCACGGGCCGGCCTCCAGTTCCCCGTGGGCCGTGTTCACCGGTTGCTGCGCAAAGGCAACTACGCGGAGCGAGTGGGTGCCGGCGCCCCGGTGTACCTGGCGGCCGTGCTGGAGTACCTGACTGCTGAAAtcctggagctggcaggcaaCGCTGCCCGCGACAACAAGAAGACGCGCATCATTCCCCGCCACTTGCAGCTGGCCATCCGCAACGACGAGGAGCTGAACAAGCTGCTGGGCAAGGTGACGATCGCGCAGGGTGGAGTGCTGCCCAACATCCAGGCCGTGCTGCTGCCCAAGAAGACCGACACCCACAAGGCTAAAACGAAGTAA